A window of the Vibrio ostreae genome harbors these coding sequences:
- the rpsD gene encoding 30S ribosomal protein S4 yields MARYLGPKLKLSRREGTDLFLKSGVRAIDTKCKIDNAPGVHGARRGRLSEYGVQLREKQKVRRMYGVLEKQFRNYYKEAARLKGNTGENLLQLLEGRLDNVVYRMGFGATRAEARQLVSHKAILVNGKVVNVPSFNVAANDVVAIREKAKAQSRVKAALEVAEQREKPTWIEVDASKMEGTFKRLPERSDLSADINEQLIVELYSK; encoded by the coding sequence ATGGCAAGATATTTGGGTCCTAAGCTGAAGCTTAGCCGCCGCGAAGGTACTGACTTGTTCCTTAAGTCAGGCGTTCGTGCGATTGATACCAAGTGTAAAATCGATAACGCACCAGGTGTACACGGCGCACGTCGCGGTCGTCTATCTGAGTATGGCGTTCAGCTTCGCGAGAAGCAAAAAGTTCGTCGTATGTACGGCGTTCTAGAAAAACAATTCCGTAACTACTACAAAGAAGCAGCTCGCCTTAAAGGTAACACCGGTGAGAACCTACTTCAGCTTCTTGAAGGTCGTCTGGACAACGTAGTTTACCGTATGGGCTTTGGCGCAACTCGCGCAGAAGCACGTCAGCTGGTTAGCCACAAAGCTATCCTGGTTAACGGTAAAGTTGTAAACGTTCCTTCTTTCAATGTTGCGGCCAACGACGTTGTTGCAATCCGTGAGAAAGCGAAAGCGCAATCTCGCGTAAAAGCGGCTCTTGAAGTTGCTGAACAACGCGAAAAACCAACTTGGATTGAAGTAGATGCAAGCAAGATGGAAGGTACTTTCAAGCGTTTGCCTGAACGTTCTGATCTATCAGCTGACATCAACGAACAATTGATCGTCGAGCTTTACTCTAAGTAA
- a CDS encoding Crp/Fnr family transcriptional regulator gives MQQNGFSETQIEQLLDGAFPLELPTRHILINQGEMPSHFYFVSQGICHASYLTEQGKEFSKEFYWEEDWIIGFENLIENTPSPYLLETLTPVVLLCLPLQHLHQWRSEAHPLYLKLLETQLIHKEHKERVMLLLRPEQRYQAMCEQFPDLIPRISDSLIAAYLGITPISLSRIKARLRVK, from the coding sequence ATGCAACAAAACGGTTTCAGTGAAACACAAATTGAGCAGCTGCTGGACGGTGCTTTTCCGCTTGAACTGCCAACCCGGCACATACTGATTAATCAGGGCGAAATGCCAAGCCACTTTTACTTCGTCAGCCAGGGAATCTGCCACGCCAGTTATCTGACTGAGCAGGGTAAGGAATTCAGTAAAGAGTTTTACTGGGAGGAGGACTGGATTATCGGTTTTGAAAACCTGATTGAGAATACGCCATCGCCCTACTTACTAGAGACACTGACGCCGGTCGTTTTGTTATGCCTGCCACTGCAACACCTGCATCAGTGGCGCAGTGAAGCACACCCGTTATACCTCAAGCTGCTGGAAACCCAACTGATACATAAAGAGCATAAAGAAAGAGTCATGTTACTGCTGCGACCAGAGCAACGATATCAGGCGATGTGCGAGCAGTTTCCTGACTTAATTCCGCGCATCAGCGACAGCCTGATCGCTGCCTATCTGGGGATAACCCCCATCAGTCTCAGCCGGATTAAAGCCCGGCTGAGAGTAAAGTAA
- the dbpA gene encoding ATP-dependent RNA helicase DbpA, with translation MGFTQMTPIQAQSLPAILQGQDVIGQGKTGSGKTAAFGLGVLSNLNVKRFRVQALVLCPTRELADQVATDIRTLGRAIHNIKVLTLCGGMPMGPQIGSLEHGAHILVGTPGRILDHLSKGRIDLSELNTLVLDEADRMLEMGFQEALDAIIGAAPKQRQTLLFSATYPKAIANIAQSVTHDALMIKVAATHDTSSIQQLFYKLDGTEARDAALETLLLNHQPESAVVFCNTKREVQNVADELHHKGFSVVELHGDMEQRERDQALVQFANKSISILVATDVAARGLDVDNLDAVFNFELSRDPEVHVHRIGRTGRAGSKGLAFSFFSDNEMYRVAQIDEYMDIAISPAVLPAVKAGAEPYQAGMVTIQIDGGKKQKVRPGDILGALTAGGALTADQIGKINLMPMRAYVAVSKKVAKQALQILANGKIKGRQFRARLVK, from the coding sequence ATGGGGTTTACTCAAATGACGCCGATTCAGGCCCAGTCATTGCCTGCTATCTTGCAAGGCCAGGACGTGATTGGTCAGGGTAAGACCGGCTCAGGTAAAACCGCGGCGTTTGGTCTGGGTGTGTTATCTAATCTGAACGTGAAACGCTTCCGTGTGCAGGCTCTGGTGTTGTGTCCGACCCGCGAACTGGCTGATCAGGTCGCGACTGATATCCGTACCCTGGGCCGCGCAATTCACAATATCAAAGTACTGACCCTGTGTGGGGGAATGCCGATGGGCCCGCAGATTGGCTCACTGGAGCATGGCGCACACATTCTGGTCGGCACTCCGGGCCGTATTCTTGACCACTTGAGTAAAGGACGCATCGATCTGTCTGAGCTCAATACTCTGGTGCTGGATGAAGCGGATCGTATGCTGGAAATGGGTTTCCAGGAAGCGCTGGATGCTATTATCGGCGCGGCACCAAAACAGCGCCAGACGCTGTTGTTCAGTGCCACTTATCCGAAAGCAATTGCGAATATTGCTCAGTCCGTCACGCATGATGCACTGATGATCAAAGTGGCAGCGACGCATGATACGTCTAGTATTCAGCAGTTGTTTTACAAGCTGGACGGAACCGAAGCGCGTGATGCGGCGCTGGAGACCTTACTGCTTAACCATCAACCTGAATCGGCGGTGGTGTTCTGTAATACCAAACGCGAAGTGCAGAATGTGGCCGATGAGTTACATCATAAAGGCTTTAGTGTGGTTGAGCTGCATGGTGATATGGAGCAGCGTGAGCGCGACCAGGCACTGGTTCAGTTTGCCAACAAAAGTATTTCCATCTTAGTGGCCACTGATGTGGCGGCGCGCGGCCTTGATGTTGATAATCTGGATGCGGTGTTCAACTTTGAACTGTCACGTGATCCGGAAGTGCACGTGCACCGTATCGGCCGTACCGGCCGTGCGGGCAGCAAAGGCCTGGCGTTCAGCTTCTTCAGTGACAATGAAATGTACCGCGTGGCACAGATTGATGAATACATGGATATCGCGATCAGCCCGGCGGTATTGCCGGCAGTGAAAGCAGGTGCCGAGCCGTATCAGGCTGGCATGGTGACCATTCAGATCGATGGCGGTAAGAAGCAGAAAGTGCGTCCGGGTGATATTCTGGGTGCGCTGACCGCCGGCGGTGCGCTGACAGCGGATCAGATCGGTAAGATCAATCTGATGCCAATGCGTGCCTATGTGGCGGTCAGTAAGAAAGTGGCCAAGCAGGCACTGCAGATCCTCGCCAACGGTAAGATCAAAGGCCGCCAATTCCGCGCCCGTCTGGTCAAGTAA
- a CDS encoding GNAT family N-acetyltransferase, with protein sequence MITWQCLTFDQLSTFQLYQLLQLRVNVFVVEQTCPYPELDNKDHAPGACHLLGYQGEQLVACARLLPPGVSYDNASIGRVATLQSARGNGLGHDLLSQALTHCQQLWPQQAIEISAQAHLQAFYRQHGFVTTTDIYLEDDIEHVGMLRSV encoded by the coding sequence ATGATCACCTGGCAATGCCTCACTTTTGACCAACTCAGTACTTTTCAGCTCTATCAATTACTGCAATTACGGGTCAATGTCTTCGTTGTAGAACAAACTTGCCCTTACCCGGAACTGGACAATAAAGATCATGCCCCCGGCGCCTGCCATCTGCTCGGTTACCAGGGAGAACAACTGGTGGCCTGCGCCCGCCTGCTGCCTCCCGGCGTCAGCTATGACAACGCCAGTATCGGCCGGGTTGCAACCCTGCAATCCGCGCGCGGCAACGGACTCGGGCATGACTTGCTCAGCCAGGCATTAACGCATTGCCAACAGTTGTGGCCACAGCAGGCGATTGAGATCAGCGCCCAGGCTCACTTACAGGCATTTTATCGCCAGCACGGGTTTGTCACCACGACCGATATTTACCTCGAAGACGACATCGAACATGTCGGCATGCTGCGCAGCGTATGA
- the cobA gene encoding uroporphyrinogen-III C-methyltransferase, whose product MAGSETVSTLQHKTPRLVAIESGKQPDAFKRIARSQLQAGEVALVGAGPGDPELLTVKALSYLQQADVVLYDYLVSDDIMALIPDETILVCVGKRAGHHSVPQEKTNQLLVEFAKQGHRVVRIKGGDPFMFGRGGEELEVLFDAGVSFQVIPGITAAAGATAYAGIPLTHRDYAQSALFITGHLKAEAAAEMDWSTLARSQQTLVIYMGLMKSSTIAQQLIEHGRSAGTPIAIIERGTQSTQKVFRGQLSELPQLAANAESPSLIVIGEVVTLANKLTWFGDNTAPSTQIA is encoded by the coding sequence ATGGCGGGCTCAGAAACGGTGTCAACGCTGCAACATAAAACACCACGTTTAGTGGCGATTGAATCAGGTAAGCAACCGGACGCGTTTAAGCGTATTGCTCGCAGCCAGCTGCAAGCTGGTGAAGTCGCTCTGGTTGGTGCCGGCCCTGGCGATCCTGAACTGTTGACGGTTAAAGCACTGAGCTATCTGCAACAGGCTGATGTGGTGTTGTACGACTACCTGGTTTCTGACGACATCATGGCATTGATCCCGGATGAGACCATTCTGGTGTGCGTGGGCAAACGTGCCGGTCACCACAGTGTGCCGCAGGAGAAAACCAACCAGCTGTTGGTTGAGTTTGCCAAACAAGGTCATCGTGTCGTACGCATCAAAGGCGGCGATCCGTTTATGTTTGGTCGTGGCGGCGAAGAGCTGGAAGTGCTGTTCGATGCGGGAGTGTCATTTCAGGTGATTCCCGGCATTACAGCCGCTGCTGGCGCAACAGCCTATGCGGGCATTCCGCTAACTCACCGAGATTATGCGCAGTCGGCGCTGTTTATTACCGGTCATCTCAAAGCGGAAGCCGCGGCTGAAATGGACTGGTCAACCCTGGCTCGCAGCCAGCAAACGCTGGTGATTTATATGGGACTGATGAAATCCAGCACCATAGCGCAGCAATTGATTGAGCATGGCCGCAGTGCCGGGACGCCGATCGCGATTATTGAGCGTGGGACTCAGTCAACCCAGAAAGTGTTTCGCGGTCAGCTCAGTGAACTGCCGCAGTTGGCCGCTAACGCTGAGTCACCGTCACTGATTGTGATTGGCGAAGTGGTGACTTTGGCCAACAAACTGACGTGGTTTGGTGACAATACCGCGCCGTCTACCCAAATTGCATAA
- the rplQ gene encoding 50S ribosomal protein L17 yields MRHRKSGRQLNRNSSHRKAMFSNMASSLVRHEVIKTTLPKAKELRRVVEPLITLAKTDSVANRRLAFARTRDNEVVAKLFNELGPRFAARQGGYTRILKCGFRAGDKAPMAYIELVDRPEAAEEAAAE; encoded by the coding sequence ATGCGCCATCGTAAGAGTGGTCGTCAACTCAACCGCAACAGCAGTCATCGCAAAGCGATGTTCAGCAACATGGCTAGCTCTCTAGTACGTCATGAAGTTATCAAGACTACTTTGCCAAAAGCTAAAGAGCTACGTCGCGTAGTTGAGCCTTTGATTACACTAGCTAAGACTGACAGTGTTGCTAACCGTCGTCTGGCATTTGCACGTACTCGTGACAACGAAGTCGTTGCTAAACTATTTAACGAACTTGGTCCACGTTTCGCTGCACGTCAAGGCGGCTACACTCGCATTCTGAAGTGTGGTTTCCGTGCCGGCGATAAAGCTCCAATGGCTTACATTGAGCTTGTAGATCGCCCAGAAGCTGCTGAAGAAGCTGCTGCTGAGTAA
- a CDS encoding FKBP-type peptidyl-prolyl cis-trans isomerase: MSEVKFETVEQKASYGIGLQMGQQLAGSGLEGLSVDAIAAGIATALVGDMPAIEIDEINQALQALHMRAEETRQEAAKVAAAEGESFLKDNALRPEVTVLESGLQYEVISQGEGEIPTADKAVRVHYHGQLVDGTVFDSSITRGQPAEFPVTGVIKGWVEALQLMPVGSKWKLYVPQDLAYGERGAGAAIPPFAALVFEVELLAIL, encoded by the coding sequence ATGTCTGAAGTAAAATTTGAAACTGTAGAGCAAAAAGCTAGCTACGGTATCGGTCTGCAAATGGGCCAACAACTGGCAGGTAGCGGTCTGGAAGGACTGAGTGTTGACGCGATCGCAGCGGGTATTGCCACTGCACTGGTTGGCGACATGCCAGCTATCGAAATCGACGAGATCAACCAGGCTCTGCAAGCTCTTCACATGCGCGCTGAAGAAACTCGCCAGGAAGCAGCAAAAGTTGCAGCGGCTGAAGGCGAATCTTTCCTGAAAGACAACGCTCTGCGCCCTGAAGTCACCGTACTGGAATCTGGTCTGCAATACGAAGTGATCAGCCAGGGTGAAGGCGAAATCCCAACGGCAGACAAAGCGGTACGTGTACACTACCACGGTCAACTGGTTGACGGCACAGTATTCGACAGCTCAATCACTCGTGGCCAGCCTGCTGAATTCCCGGTAACCGGTGTAATCAAAGGTTGGGTAGAAGCGCTGCAACTGATGCCTGTTGGCTCAAAATGGAAACTGTACGTTCCTCAAGATCTTGCTTACGGTGAACGTGGCGCAGGCGCGGCAATCCCTCCATTTGCTGCCCTGGTATTCGAAGTGGAACTGCTGGCTATCCTGTAA
- a CDS encoding DUF2780 domain-containing protein encodes MKRSIVSALVLSTVFSAPSFAFLNFGSKDQSNDLASMVSSTLNQAESNSSLITQVTNQLPVSPQQATGGVGAMLSLAQNQLSESNSEELGQLLPGMDQLTNLNLSGSKDTLSGLNNLSAVHDVFKGLGLDPSMISQFAPLVLQYLTSQGASDGLLGSLSKLWGTSSAN; translated from the coding sequence ATGAAACGCTCCATTGTCTCCGCGCTGGTGCTCAGCACCGTTTTCAGCGCACCCAGCTTTGCATTTCTCAATTTCGGCAGCAAAGATCAAAGCAACGACCTCGCCAGCATGGTCAGCAGCACGCTCAATCAGGCCGAAAGTAACTCGAGCTTGATCACCCAGGTGACCAACCAACTACCAGTCTCGCCACAACAAGCCACCGGTGGGGTTGGCGCGATGTTATCGCTGGCCCAAAATCAGCTCTCAGAAAGCAACAGCGAAGAGCTGGGGCAACTGTTACCCGGCATGGATCAGTTAACCAATCTGAATTTGTCTGGCAGCAAGGATACGTTATCGGGCCTGAATAACCTCAGTGCAGTCCATGATGTGTTCAAAGGATTGGGCCTTGACCCAAGTATGATTAGTCAGTTTGCACCGCTGGTGCTGCAGTACCTGACCAGCCAGGGTGCCAGTGATGGTCTGCTCGGCTCGTTGAGCAAATTGTGGGGAACGTCATCAGCGAATTGA
- the cysN gene encoding sulfate adenylyltransferase subunit CysN, translated as MNSAVQAQLAELGIEGYLNQHQHKSLLRFLTCGSVDDGKSTLIGRLLHDSKQIYEDQLAAVHSDSQRVGTTGERPDLALLVDGLQAEREQGITIDVAYRYFSTQKRKFIISDTPGHEQYTRNMATGASTCDLAVILIDARKGVLDQTRRHSFISNLLGLKHFIVAVNKMDLVDYSQERFEEIRAQYLEFSKHLQGETNIEIIPLSALEGDNVVDKSENMAWYQGPSLLDLLETVDVDQEKGTGEFRFPVQYVNRPNLDFRGFAGTISSGAVSVGDKIKVLPSGKTSTVARIVTFDGDLPQASAGLAVTLTLADEIDISRGDLIVLEQDHVDSTNHLLADVVWMTEQPLKPGREYDVKIAGMKTVGQIVAVRHQYDINNLDTFQSEELPLNGIGLCEWTFNQSVALDKYLDCADTGGFIIIDRLTNVTVGAGLVRDSLQNVAQAEGQFSAFEVELNALIRKHFPHWDAKDLSQLLK; from the coding sequence ATGAATAGTGCAGTTCAAGCTCAACTTGCTGAGCTAGGTATTGAAGGTTACCTCAATCAACACCAACATAAATCGCTACTTAGATTCCTGACGTGTGGTTCGGTAGACGATGGTAAAAGTACACTGATCGGTCGTCTGCTTCATGACTCAAAACAAATTTATGAAGATCAGCTGGCCGCTGTGCATTCCGACAGCCAGCGTGTCGGTACCACCGGTGAGCGTCCGGATCTGGCGCTGCTGGTTGACGGCCTGCAGGCCGAGCGTGAGCAGGGCATCACCATTGATGTGGCGTACCGTTACTTCTCGACTCAGAAACGTAAGTTCATCATTTCTGACACACCGGGACACGAGCAGTACACCCGTAACATGGCGACCGGTGCGTCGACCTGTGATCTGGCGGTGATTCTGATCGATGCGCGCAAAGGCGTATTGGATCAAACGCGTCGTCACTCGTTCATTTCCAACCTGCTGGGTCTGAAGCACTTCATCGTTGCGGTGAACAAGATGGACCTGGTGGACTACTCGCAGGAGCGTTTTGAAGAGATTCGCGCTCAGTATCTGGAGTTCTCGAAGCATCTGCAGGGTGAAACCAACATCGAGATCATTCCACTGTCTGCGCTGGAAGGCGATAACGTGGTGGATAAGAGCGAGAACATGGCATGGTACCAAGGTCCGTCACTGCTGGATCTGCTGGAAACCGTCGATGTTGATCAGGAAAAAGGCACCGGTGAATTCCGCTTCCCAGTGCAGTACGTGAACCGTCCTAACCTGGATTTTCGTGGTTTTGCCGGCACCATCTCATCCGGTGCAGTCAGCGTTGGCGACAAAATTAAAGTGCTGCCATCAGGCAAGACTTCAACCGTTGCTCGTATTGTAACGTTCGATGGCGATCTGCCACAAGCAAGCGCTGGTCTGGCGGTTACGCTGACTCTGGCGGATGAAATTGATATCAGCCGTGGCGATCTGATTGTGCTGGAGCAGGATCATGTCGACAGCACCAACCATCTGCTGGCGGATGTGGTGTGGATGACAGAGCAGCCGCTCAAACCAGGTCGTGAATACGATGTGAAAATCGCAGGCATGAAGACGGTTGGTCAGATCGTTGCGGTTCGCCACCAGTACGACATTAACAATCTGGACACTTTCCAGTCTGAAGAGTTGCCACTGAACGGTATCGGTTTGTGCGAATGGACCTTTAATCAGTCCGTTGCACTGGACAAGTACCTGGATTGTGCTGATACCGGTGGTTTCATCATCATCGACCGTCTGACTAACGTCACTGTCGGTGCCGGTCTGGTGCGTGACAGTCTGCAGAATGTGGCGCAAGCCGAAGGCCAATTCTCTGCGTTTGAAGTGGAACTCAACGCGCTGATCCGTAAGCACTTCCCACACTGGGATGCCAAAGATCTGAGTCAATTGCTTAAGTGA
- the rpsK gene encoding 30S ribosomal protein S11, translating into MAKQPTRARKRVRKQVADGVAHIHASFNNTIVTITDRQGNALAWATAGGSGFRGSRKSTPFAAQVAAERCAEMAKEYGLKNLEVMVKGPGPGRESTVRALNAAGFRITNIVDATPIPHNGCRPPKKRRV; encoded by the coding sequence ATGGCTAAACAACCAACTCGCGCACGTAAGCGTGTACGCAAGCAAGTTGCTGATGGCGTAGCGCATATCCACGCATCTTTCAACAACACAATCGTAACCATTACTGACCGTCAAGGTAATGCTCTAGCATGGGCTACCGCAGGTGGTTCAGGTTTCCGTGGTTCTCGTAAGTCAACTCCGTTCGCTGCACAGGTTGCTGCTGAACGTTGTGCTGAAATGGCCAAAGAATACGGTCTGAAGAATCTGGAAGTTATGGTTAAGGGTCCTGGTCCAGGTCGCGAATCTACTGTTCGTGCACTGAACGCCGCTGGTTTCCGCATTACAAACATCGTAGATGCGACACCAATCCCTCATAACGGTTGTCGTCCACCTAAGAAACGTCGCGTTTAA
- a CDS encoding DNA-directed RNA polymerase subunit alpha: MQGSVTEFLKPRLVDIEQISTTHAKVTLEPLERGFGHTLGNALRRILLSSMPGCAVTEVEIEGVLHEYSTKEGVQEDILEILLNLKGLAVRVAEGKDEVFITLNKSGSGPVVAGDITHDGDVEIVNPEHVICHLTDDNAEIAMRIKVERGRGYVPASARIHTEEDERPIGRLLVDATFSPVDKIAYSVDAARVEQRTDLDKLVIDMETNGTLEPEEAIRRAATILAEQLDAFVDLRDVRVPEEKEEKPEFDPILLRPVDDLELTVRSANCLKAEAIHYIGDLVQRTEVELLKTPNLGKKSLTEIKDVLASRGLSLGMRLENWPPASIAED; the protein is encoded by the coding sequence ATGCAGGGTTCTGTAACAGAATTTCTTAAGCCACGTCTTGTTGATATCGAACAAATCAGCACGACACACGCAAAAGTAACTCTTGAGCCATTAGAGCGTGGTTTCGGCCATACTCTTGGTAATGCACTTCGCCGTATTCTTCTATCTTCTATGCCGGGTTGTGCCGTAACAGAAGTAGAGATTGAAGGCGTACTTCACGAATACAGCACCAAAGAAGGTGTTCAGGAAGATATCCTTGAGATTCTACTGAACCTGAAAGGTCTGGCAGTTCGCGTTGCCGAAGGCAAAGATGAAGTGTTCATTACACTGAACAAATCAGGCTCGGGCCCTGTGGTTGCAGGTGACATCACCCATGATGGTGATGTAGAGATCGTAAACCCTGAACACGTTATTTGTCACTTAACGGATGACAACGCTGAGATCGCAATGCGTATCAAAGTTGAACGTGGTCGTGGTTATGTTCCAGCTTCTGCGCGTATCCATACTGAAGAAGATGAGCGTCCAATTGGTCGTCTGCTTGTCGATGCTACATTCAGCCCAGTAGACAAAATTGCCTACTCTGTTGATGCAGCACGTGTTGAGCAGCGTACTGACTTGGACAAGCTTGTTATCGATATGGAAACAAACGGTACTCTTGAACCTGAGGAAGCTATCCGTCGTGCAGCAACTATTCTTGCTGAACAACTGGATGCATTCGTAGATCTTCGTGATGTACGTGTTCCTGAGGAGAAAGAAGAGAAGCCTGAATTCGATCCGATCCTACTGCGTCCTGTAGACGATCTTGAACTAACAGTTCGCTCTGCTAACTGTCTGAAAGCAGAAGCGATTCACTACATCGGTGATCTAGTACAGCGCACTGAGGTTGAGCTACTTAAAACGCCTAACCTTGGTAAGAAATCTCTTACAGAGATTAAAGACGTGCTTGCATCACGTGGTCTTTCTCTGGGCATGCGCCTGGAAAACTGGCCGCCAGCGTCCATCGCTGAAGATTAA
- the cysD gene encoding sulfate adenylyltransferase subunit CysD, whose product MDQQRLTHLKQLEAESIHIIREVAAEFANPVMMYSIGKDSSVMLHLARKAFYPGKIPFPLLHVDTDWKFRDMIAFRDATAKKYGFELLVHKNPEGLAMGINPFDHGSSKHTDIMKTQGLKQALNKYGFDAAFGGARRDEEKSRAKERVYSFRDKNHTWDPKNQRPELWKTYNGQINKGESIRVFPLSNWTELDIWQYIYLENIEIVPLYLSDVRPVVERDGMLIMVDDDRMKLKPGEEIQHKSIRFRTLGCYPLTGAVESEAKTLPEIIEEMLVATSSERQGRAIDHDSSGSMEMKKRQGYF is encoded by the coding sequence ATGGATCAACAACGCTTAACCCATTTAAAACAGCTTGAGGCAGAAAGTATCCACATCATTCGTGAAGTGGCTGCCGAATTTGCCAACCCAGTGATGATGTATTCGATCGGTAAAGATTCGTCGGTCATGCTTCATCTGGCGCGTAAAGCGTTTTATCCGGGCAAGATCCCATTCCCTCTGTTACACGTTGATACCGACTGGAAATTCCGCGACATGATCGCGTTCCGTGATGCAACGGCGAAGAAATACGGTTTCGAACTGTTGGTACACAAAAACCCGGAAGGTTTGGCGATGGGGATCAACCCGTTTGACCACGGTTCTTCTAAGCACACTGACATCATGAAAACCCAGGGTCTGAAGCAGGCGCTGAACAAATACGGTTTTGATGCTGCGTTCGGTGGTGCCCGTCGTGATGAAGAGAAATCGCGTGCCAAAGAGCGTGTTTATTCATTCCGTGACAAGAACCATACCTGGGATCCAAAAAACCAGCGTCCAGAGCTGTGGAAAACTTACAACGGTCAGATCAATAAAGGCGAGAGCATCCGTGTTTTCCCACTATCGAACTGGACCGAGCTGGATATCTGGCAATACATCTACCTGGAAAACATTGAAATCGTTCCTCTGTACCTGTCGGATGTGCGTCCTGTGGTTGAGCGTGATGGCATGCTGATCATGGTTGATGATGACCGTATGAAACTGAAGCCGGGTGAAGAGATCCAGCATAAGAGCATACGTTTCCGTACTTTGGGTTGTTACCCGCTGACCGGCGCGGTGGAGTCGGAAGCGAAAACGTTGCCGGAAATCATCGAAGAAATGCTGGTTGCCACCTCAAGTGAGCGTCAGGGCCGTGCGATCGACCACGATTCGTCAGGATCGATGGAAATGAAAAAACGTCAAGGTTACTTCTAA